The Amyelois transitella isolate CPQ chromosome 20, ilAmyTran1.1, whole genome shotgun sequence genome has a segment encoding these proteins:
- the LOC106142755 gene encoding trypsin-7-like: MFYIQALTVLCLCSSRPVEAIEVLVFDGVDLRFDVHRYLVKLKGHHQQNEHSRCSGSIIDNSWIMTSAHCFSKDVDNVTVYHHIKDNIRVIAKVDKHNVIRHPRYVVDDISIENRRYDIALLRTTSPMKFTDDVQPVKLTDKDPRVGQFVIIAGYGDSEDEFPAPKEGSMVLRSCPYRFSGLLCTFHTVRAGAGDSGGALISKGRLVGVTSASCKDVHIHKTCLTVYTSVAANLKWIKEVYLK; encoded by the coding sequence ATGTTTTATATACAAGCACTGACAGTTCTCTGTCTGTGCTCTTCACGGCCTGTCGAAGCAATAGAAGTGCTTGTTTTCGACGGTGTTGATCTCCGATTTGACGTGCACAGATATTTAGTGAAATTAAAGGGACATCATCAACAAAATGAACACTCAAGGTGCAGTGGCTCTATCATAGACAACTCTTGGATTATGACATCTGCTCATTGTTTCTCAAAGGATGTTGATAACGTGACAGTGTACCATCATATAAAAGACAATATTCGTGTGATAGCCAAAGTTGATAAACATAACGTGATTAGACATCCCCGATACGTTGTAGATGATATATCTATAGAGAACAGGCGATACGATATAGCTTTACTTAGAACAACTTCGCCTATGAAGTTTACTGACGATGTGCAGCCGGTCAAATTGACTGATAAGGATCCGAGGGTTGGTCAGTTTGTAATTATCGCTGGATACGGAGATTCGGAGGACGAGTTCCCTGCACCAAAAGAAGGTTCCATGGTGTTGAGGTCGTGTCCGTATAGATTTAGTGGTCTGCTGTGCACGTTCCACACAGTGAGGGCTGGGGCCGGCGATTCTGGTGGTGCCCTGATCTCCAAAGGACGTTTGGTCGGAGTGACGTCGGCGAGCTGTAAGGACGTTCATATACACAAAACGTGCCTTACCGTATATACCAGCGTAGCtgcaaatttgaaatggataAAAGAAGTGTATTTGAAGTGA